Proteins encoded by one window of Arachis ipaensis cultivar K30076 chromosome B04, Araip1.1, whole genome shotgun sequence:
- the LOC107638770 gene encoding uncharacterized protein LOC107638770: MASAAEKYASFQEKVTRTVFFDNLSPQVSESVLRSAIEQFATVKSVKFIPNYLGPRNLPECALVELDSSKKVKEVITMIGQYPFMMCGTPRPVRAHPAEAEMFDDRPQIPERRIRFRWLDPNDADFEVAKELKHLTRQHAAEHEYAHNLQLLLEENLAQQQGETLEMHYKKYKLLDSVVSDGTAKRLKERYNLRGADE; encoded by the exons ATGGCATCAGCAGCAGAGAAGTATGCTTCATTTCAGGAGAAAGTGACTAGAACAGTGTTCTTTGACAACCTTTCACCCCAAGTCTCTGAATCTGTCTTGAGAAGTGCTATTGAGCAGTTTGCAACGGTAAAAAGTGTCAAGTTCATTCCCAACTACCTTGGACCAAGAAATCTGCCGGAGTGTGCATTAGTAGAGTTGGATTCCTCCAAGAAGGTCAAGGAGGTTATCACCATGATAGGGCAGTACCCGTTCATGATGTGCGGGACGCCACGGCCGGTAAGGGCTCATCCTGCTGAGGCGGAAATGTTTGATGATCGGCCTCAAATTCCTGAAAGAAGGATAAGGTTTCGCTGGTTGGATCCAAATGATGCGGATTTTGAGGTGGCAAAGGAATTGAAGCATCTTACGCGCCAACATGCTGCAGAACATGAATATGCACACAAC CTGCAACTACTACTTGAAGAAAACCTTGCCCAGCAACAGGGAGAAACACTTGAAATGCATTACAAAAAGTATAAATTACTTGACAGCGTTGTATCTGATGGAACTGCCAAGCGTCTGAAAGAAAGGTATAATCTCCGTGGTGCAGATGAATGA